One Lepidochelys kempii isolate rLepKem1 chromosome 12, rLepKem1.hap2, whole genome shotgun sequence genomic region harbors:
- the GFOD2 gene encoding glucose-fructose oxidoreductase domain-containing protein 2 isoform X2 yields MRPGARRGRWTSLPEPAAPCRLRPAGIGKNVICEKSATSVDAFRMVTAARYYPKLMSIVGNVLRFLPAFVKMKQLIEEHYIGNVMICDVRVYWGSLLNHKYNWICDELMGGGGLHTMGTYIIDLLTHLTSRKAEKVHGLLKTFVKQNAAISGIRHVTSDDFCFFQMLMTGGVCSTVTLNFNMPGSFVHEVMIVGSTGRLIARGTDLYGQKNTALQEELLLTDSLTINTGLLDKGFKDIPLLYLKGMVYMVQALRLSFQDQEDRRTWDHKPVSMAASFEDGLYMQSVVDAIKKSSRSGEWEAVEVMTEEPDANQNLCEALQRNNL; encoded by the coding sequence GTATTGGGAAGAATGTGATCTGTGAGAAATCTGCTACCTCTGTGGATGCCTTCAGAATGGTTACAGCTGCCAGATATTACCCCAAGCTGATGAGCATTGTTGGTAATGTCCTCCGTTTCTTACCTGCCTTTGTCAAAATGAAGCAGTTAATAGAAGAACACTACATAGGCAATGTGATGATCTGTGATGTGCGAGTGTACTGGGGAAGCCTGCTCAACCACAAGTACAACTGGATCTGTGATGAGTTAATGGGAGGAGGTGGACTGCACACAATGGGCACCTATATTATAGACCTCTTAACTCATCTAACCAGCAGGAAGGCAGAGAAGGTCCATGGCTTGCTTAAGACTTTTGTGAAGCAGAACGCAGCTATCAGTGGAATCCGTCATGTCACTAGTGATGACTTTTGCTTTTTTCAGATGCTTATGACTGGAGGTGTCTGTAGCACTGTGACTCTCAACTTTAACATGCCTGGGTCATTTGTTCACGAAGTCATGATTGTTGGGTCCACAGGTCGTCTTATCGCTCGTGGGACAGACTTGTATGGGCAGAAGAATACAGCACTCCAAGAGGAACTACTGCTTACAGATTCTCTGACCATCAACACTGGCCTTCTGGACAAGGGATTTAAAGACATCCCCTTGCTGTACCTGAAAGGAATGGTGTACATGGTGCAAGCATTGAGACTGTCTTTCCAAGACCAGGAAGACCGTCGGACATGGGATCACAAACCAGTCTCCATGGCAGCCTCTTTTGAAGATGGTCTCTATATGCAAAGTGTAGTAGATGCCATTAAAAAATCCAGCAGGTCTGGGGAGTGGGAAGCTGTGGAAGTGATGACTGAGGAACCAGATGCTAATcaaaacctttgtgaggcacttCAAAGAAATAAcctataa